In Pseudomonas rhizosphaerae, one DNA window encodes the following:
- a CDS encoding circularly permuted type 2 ATP-grasp protein, giving the protein MSDLLDRYPLSGGSYHEMLEADGGVRPHWRRLFEQLQRSAPGQLSQRQASLTRQIQENGVTYNVYADPKGADRPWELDLLPHIIPAHEWRQVAAGIAQRARLLNAVLADIYGPQTLIAQGLLPAELIFGHNNYLWPCQGMRPPQGTFLHLYAADLARTPDGRWWVTADRTQAPSGAGYALENRMSLSRAFPELYRDLKVEHMAGFFRTVQDTMSRLAPGAQETPLVVLLTPGRFNESYFEHLYLARQLGYPLVEGSDLTVREATVYLKTLSGLRRVHAIMRRLDDDFCDPLELRTDSALGVPGLLDAVRQGNVMVANALGSGVLESPGLLGFLPRICEHLYDETLILPSIATWWCGEPPVLAQALERLDELVIKPAFPSQNFGPVFGRDLNTIQRQALTERIQARPYAYVAQEMAQLSQAPVWHCQGGHLQPRAIGMRVFAVAAADGYRVLPGGLTRVATDADAEVVSMQHGGASKDTWVLGEHAPVGEQWRAQRTIGAHDLVRMDPYLPSRVVENLFWFGRYCERCDGSARLLRIILGRYLDGDDPHALQAAVDLAENLNLLPEEGDLRERLLMALRGEDWAFSLRANLQRLQWAAFQVRSKLSRENWQALGELQRESLALETQVPDLGELLDFLNRLVMNLAALSGFALDDMTRDEGWRFLMIGRRIERLQFLSNGLSAFLASDAVDDQAGLDWLLELGNSSITYRSRYLAVPQLIPVLDLLLLDAQNPHAVLFQLKLVARAVRRLSDEFDMPVDRALEPLIERVARFDLGTLENALFGEASVRAVLDGLRSLLQDIASVSVQVSDRLALRHFVHVDDVSQQTVSV; this is encoded by the coding sequence ATGTCTGACCTGCTTGATCGATACCCGCTGTCCGGCGGGTCCTATCATGAAATGCTCGAAGCCGATGGCGGCGTCCGGCCGCATTGGCGGCGCCTGTTCGAGCAGTTGCAGCGCAGTGCACCGGGGCAGTTGTCGCAGCGCCAGGCCTCGCTGACCCGGCAGATTCAGGAAAACGGCGTGACCTACAACGTCTATGCCGACCCCAAGGGGGCCGATCGGCCGTGGGAGCTGGACCTGCTGCCGCACATCATTCCGGCCCACGAATGGCGTCAGGTGGCCGCCGGCATCGCCCAGCGGGCCCGCTTGCTCAATGCGGTATTGGCCGATATCTATGGTCCACAGACGCTCATCGCCCAGGGCCTGTTGCCTGCCGAGCTGATCTTCGGACACAACAACTACCTGTGGCCGTGCCAAGGCATGCGGCCACCGCAAGGCACCTTCCTGCACTTGTATGCCGCCGATCTGGCGCGCACGCCCGATGGCCGCTGGTGGGTGACCGCCGACCGCACCCAGGCGCCTTCCGGCGCCGGCTATGCACTGGAAAACCGCATGAGCCTGTCGCGGGCGTTTCCCGAGTTGTACCGCGACCTCAAGGTCGAGCACATGGCCGGTTTCTTCCGGACCGTGCAGGACACCATGAGCCGCCTGGCACCCGGCGCCCAGGAGACGCCGCTGGTGGTGCTGCTGACACCGGGGCGTTTCAACGAAAGCTATTTCGAACACCTGTACCTGGCGCGTCAGCTGGGTTATCCGCTGGTGGAGGGCAGTGACCTGACCGTGCGCGAGGCCACGGTGTACCTGAAGACCTTGAGCGGCCTGCGGCGGGTGCATGCGATCATGCGTCGCCTGGACGACGATTTCTGCGATCCTCTGGAGCTGCGTACCGATTCGGCCCTCGGTGTCCCCGGCCTGTTGGACGCGGTTCGCCAGGGCAACGTGATGGTGGCCAATGCGCTGGGCAGTGGTGTGCTCGAATCGCCTGGGCTGCTCGGGTTTTTGCCGCGGATCTGCGAGCACCTGTACGACGAAACGTTGATCCTGCCGTCGATCGCCACCTGGTGGTGCGGCGAACCGCCGGTGCTCGCACAAGCCCTCGAGCGCCTGGACGAGCTGGTGATCAAGCCGGCCTTCCCCTCGCAAAACTTCGGCCCGGTGTTCGGTCGCGACCTGAACACCATCCAGCGCCAGGCGTTGACCGAACGCATTCAGGCTCGGCCCTATGCTTATGTGGCCCAGGAGATGGCGCAGCTGTCCCAGGCACCGGTCTGGCATTGCCAGGGCGGCCATCTGCAGCCACGGGCGATCGGCATGCGCGTGTTTGCAGTCGCCGCCGCCGACGGTTATCGAGTATTGCCCGGCGGCCTGACCCGCGTGGCCACGGATGCCGATGCCGAAGTGGTGTCGATGCAGCACGGCGGGGCCAGCAAGGACACCTGGGTGCTGGGCGAGCACGCCCCGGTTGGCGAGCAGTGGCGGGCGCAACGCACCATCGGCGCCCACGACCTGGTGCGCATGGACCCCTACCTGCCTTCGCGGGTGGTGGAAAATCTGTTCTGGTTTGGCCGTTACTGCGAGCGTTGCGACGGCAGCGCGCGACTGCTGCGGATCATTCTCGGCCGCTATCTGGATGGCGACGATCCCCATGCCTTGCAGGCCGCGGTCGATCTTGCCGAGAACCTCAACCTGCTGCCCGAAGAAGGCGACCTGCGCGAGCGTTTGTTGATGGCGCTGCGTGGCGAAGACTGGGCGTTCAGTCTGCGCGCCAACCTGCAACGCCTGCAGTGGGCGGCGTTCCAGGTACGCAGCAAGCTGTCGCGCGAGAACTGGCAGGCATTGGGCGAACTGCAGCGCGAGTCCCTGGCCTTGGAAACGCAAGTGCCGGACCTGGGCGAGCTGCTCGATTTCCTCAATCGGCTGGTGATGAACCTGGCCGCGCTGTCCGGTTTCGCCCTGGACGACATGACCCGCGACGAAGGCTGGCGTTTTCTGATGATCGGAAGGCGTATCGAGCGCCTGCAGTTTCTCAGCAATGGCCTGTCGGCGTTCCTGGCAAGCGATGCAGTGGATGACCAAGCCGGCCTGGACTGGCTGCTCGAACTGGGCAACAGCAGTATTACCTACCGTTCGCGCTACCTGGCCGTGCCGCAGTTGATCCCGGTGCTCGATCTGCTTCTGCTCGATGCCCAGAACCCCCATGCCGTGTTGTTCCAGCTCAAGCTGGTCGCGCGTGCCGTGCGCCGCCTGAGCGATGAATTCGACATGCCGGTGGATCGCGCCCTGGAGCCGCTCATCGAGCGCGTGGCCCGGTTCGATCTGGGCACCCTGGAAAACGCACTGTTCGGCGAAGCCAGCGTGCGCGCCGTGCTCGATGGTCTGCGCAGCCTGTTGCAGGACATTGCCAGCGTCAGCGTGCAGGTCTCGGACCGTCTGGCGTTGCGCCATTTCGTCCATGTCGATGATGTCAGTCAGCAAACGGTGTCGGTGTAA
- the rpsR gene encoding 30S ribosomal protein S18, translating to MARFFRRRKFCRFTAEDVKEIDYKDLNTLKAYVSETGKIVPSRITGTKARYQRQLAVAIKRARFLALLAYTDSHGR from the coding sequence ATGGCACGTTTCTTCCGTCGTCGTAAATTTTGCCGCTTCACCGCTGAAGATGTGAAGGAGATCGATTACAAGGATCTCAACACTCTGAAAGCCTACGTATCCGAAACCGGCAAGATCGTTCCAAGCCGTATCACCGGTACCAAGGCTCGTTATCAGCGTCAGCTGGCCGTCGCTATCAAGCGCGCCCGCTTCCTGGCCCTGCTGGCCTACACCGACAGCCACGGCCGCTGA
- the dnaB gene encoding replicative DNA helicase, whose product MNEISAPEQYDLQTAALKVPPHSIEAEQAVLGGLMLDNDAWERVLDQVSDGDFYRHDHRLIFRAIAKLADQNTPFDVVTLHEQLDKEGQGTQVGGLGYLGELAKNTPSVANIKAYAQIVRERATLRQLISISSEIADSAFNPQGRNAAEILDEAERQIFQIAEARPKTGGPVSVNDLLTKAIDRIDTLFNTDAAITGLSTGYTDLDEKTSGLQPADLIIVAGRPSMGKTTFAMNLVENAVLRSEKAVLVYSLEMPGDSLIMRMLSSLGRIDQTKVRSGRLDDDDWPRLTSAVNLLNDRKLFIDDTAGISPSEMRARTRRLVREHGEIGLIMIDYLQLMQIPGSSGDNRTNEISEISRSLKALAKEFNCPVVALSQLNRSLEQRPNKRPVNSDLRESGAIEQDADVIMFVYRDEVYHPETEHKGIAEIIIGKQRNGPIGFIRLAFIGKYTRFENLAPGSYNFDDDE is encoded by the coding sequence ATGAACGAGATATCCGCTCCCGAGCAATACGATCTGCAAACCGCTGCCCTCAAGGTGCCGCCGCATTCCATCGAGGCCGAACAGGCCGTGCTCGGTGGCTTGATGCTGGACAACGATGCCTGGGAGCGTGTGCTGGATCAGGTTTCGGACGGCGATTTCTATCGTCATGACCACCGTCTGATCTTTCGTGCCATCGCCAAGCTGGCCGATCAGAACACGCCGTTCGACGTGGTGACCCTGCACGAGCAGTTGGACAAGGAAGGGCAGGGTACTCAAGTCGGTGGCCTGGGCTATCTGGGCGAGCTGGCGAAGAACACGCCGTCGGTGGCCAACATCAAGGCCTATGCGCAGATCGTGCGCGAGCGGGCCACGTTGCGCCAGCTGATCAGCATCAGCAGCGAGATTGCCGACAGTGCGTTCAATCCCCAAGGTCGCAACGCCGCCGAGATTCTCGACGAGGCCGAGCGGCAGATCTTCCAGATCGCCGAGGCGCGGCCCAAGACCGGCGGCCCTGTCAGCGTCAACGACCTGCTGACCAAGGCCATCGATCGCATCGACACGCTGTTCAATACCGATGCGGCGATCACCGGCCTGTCCACCGGCTACACCGACCTCGACGAGAAGACCAGCGGCCTGCAGCCAGCCGACCTGATCATCGTTGCCGGCCGTCCGTCCATGGGCAAGACCACCTTCGCCATGAACCTGGTGGAAAACGCGGTGTTGCGCAGCGAGAAAGCCGTTCTGGTGTACTCGCTGGAAATGCCAGGCGATTCGCTGATCATGCGTATGCTTTCTTCGCTGGGGCGTATCGACCAGACCAAGGTGCGCTCGGGCCGTCTGGACGATGACGACTGGCCCCGGCTGACCTCGGCGGTCAACCTGCTCAACGATCGCAAGCTGTTCATCGACGACACGGCGGGCATCAGCCCTTCGGAAATGCGTGCGCGCACGCGCCGTCTGGTGCGCGAGCACGGCGAGATCGGCCTGATCATGATCGACTACCTGCAGTTGATGCAGATTCCCGGCTCCAGCGGTGACAACCGTACCAACGAGATTTCCGAGATCTCGCGCTCGTTGAAAGCCTTGGCCAAGGAATTCAATTGCCCGGTGGTGGCGCTGTCGCAGCTCAACCGCTCGCTCGAGCAGCGGCCGAACAAGCGTCCGGTGAACTCCGACTTGCGTGAATCCGGTGCCATCGAGCAGGACGCCGACGTGATCATGTTCGTGTATCGCGACGAGGTGTATCACCCGGAAACCGAGCACAAGGGCATCGCCGAGATCATCATCGGCAAGCAGCGCAACGGCCCGATTGGTTTCATTCGCCTGGCGTTCATCGGCAAGTACACCCGCTTCGAGAACCTGGCGCCGGGCAGCTACAACTTCGACGACGACGAGTAG
- the rlmB gene encoding 23S rRNA (guanosine(2251)-2'-O)-methyltransferase RlmB produces the protein MSQLEKIYGVHAVEALLRHHPKRVKQIWLSDGRSEPRVQTLVELATQNRVAVGQAERRELDAWVEGVHQGVVAEVSPSQVWGEAMLDELLDRTEGPPLLLVLDGVTDPHNLGACLRTADAAGALAVIVPKDKSATLTPAVRKVACGAAEVIPLVAVTNLARTLEKLQQRGLWVVGTAGEAEIEIYQQDLTGPTILIMGAEGKGMRRLTREHCDYLVKLPMAGSVSSLNVSVATGVCLFEAVRQRGLKASGKKA, from the coding sequence ATGAGTCAGTTGGAAAAGATCTATGGCGTACACGCCGTCGAAGCGTTGTTGCGCCATCACCCGAAACGGGTCAAGCAGATCTGGTTGTCCGATGGCCGCAGCGAGCCACGGGTACAGACGTTGGTCGAGCTGGCCACGCAGAACCGCGTAGCCGTTGGGCAGGCCGAGCGGCGTGAGCTGGATGCCTGGGTCGAAGGGGTGCATCAGGGCGTCGTGGCCGAGGTCAGCCCGAGCCAGGTGTGGGGCGAAGCGATGCTCGACGAGTTGCTCGATCGCACCGAAGGTCCACCGCTGTTGCTGGTCCTGGACGGCGTGACCGACCCGCACAACCTGGGGGCTTGCCTGCGGACCGCCGATGCGGCCGGTGCGCTGGCGGTGATCGTGCCCAAGGACAAGTCGGCCACCCTGACCCCGGCCGTGCGCAAGGTGGCTTGCGGCGCGGCGGAAGTGATTCCGCTGGTGGCCGTGACCAACTTGGCGCGTACGCTGGAAAAGCTGCAGCAGCGCGGGCTGTGGGTGGTGGGGACCGCTGGCGAGGCGGAAATCGAGATCTACCAGCAGGACCTGACCGGACCGACCATCCTGATCATGGGCGCCGAGGGCAAGGGCATGCGCCGCCTGACCCGCGAGCACTGCGACTACCTGGTGAAACTGCCGATGGCCGGCAGTGTGAGCAGCCTGAACGTGTCGGTGGCGACCGGGGTGTGTCTGTTCGAGGCTGTTCGGCAGCGTGGCTTGAAGGCGAGCGGCAAAAAAGCCTGA
- a CDS encoding YgiQ family radical SAM protein yields the protein MQAAKPLFDYPKYWAECFGPAPFLPMSREEMDQLGWDSCDIIIVTGDAYVDHPSFGMAIIGRLLEAQGFRVGIIAQPNWQSKDDFMKLGEPNLFFGVAAGNMDSMINRYTADKKVRSDDAYTPGGLAGSRPDRASLVYSQRCKEAYKHVPIVLGGIEASLRRIAHYDYWQDKVRHSILIDACADILLYGNAERAIVEVAQRLSYGQKVEEITDIRGTAFIRRDTPKDWYEVDSTRIDRPGKVDKIINPYVNTQDTQACAIEQEKGNVEDANEAKVVQILASPRMTRDKTVIRLPSFEKVRGDAVLYAHANRVLHLETNPGNARALVQRHGEVDVWFNPPPIPMTTEEMDYVFGMPYARVPHPAYGNQKIPAYDMIRFSVNIMRGCFGGCTFCSITEHEGRIIQNRSEESIIREIEEIRDKVPGFTGVISDLGGPTANMYRIACKSPEIESACRKPSCVFPGICPNLNTDHSSLIQLYRSARALPGVKKILIASGLRYDLAVESPEYVKELVTHHVGGYLKIAPEHTEEGPLNQMMKPGIGSYDRFKRMFEKFSKEAGKEQYLIPYFIAAHPGTTDEDMMNLALWLKGNGFRADQVQAFYPSPMASATAMYHSGKNPLRKVTYKSDNLTIVKSEEQRRLHKAFLRYHDPKGWPMLREALERMGRADLIGPGKNQLIPLHQPATDTYQSARRKNSTPAGSHKVAKETRILTQHTGLPPRASDGSKPWDKREQAKAAAEARSKQAARDRQQAAKPGKGKKPTRQPVVPR from the coding sequence ATGCAAGCAGCCAAGCCGCTTTTTGACTATCCCAAGTACTGGGCCGAATGCTTCGGCCCAGCGCCTTTCCTGCCCATGAGCAGGGAGGAGATGGATCAGCTTGGCTGGGATTCGTGCGACATCATCATCGTCACCGGTGATGCCTATGTCGACCATCCGTCGTTCGGCATGGCCATCATCGGCCGGCTGCTGGAAGCCCAGGGGTTTCGCGTGGGCATCATTGCCCAGCCGAACTGGCAGTCCAAGGACGACTTCATGAAGCTGGGCGAGCCGAACCTGTTCTTCGGGGTCGCGGCCGGCAACATGGACTCGATGATCAACCGCTACACCGCCGACAAGAAAGTGCGCTCCGACGACGCCTACACGCCTGGCGGTCTGGCCGGCTCGCGGCCAGACCGCGCCAGCCTGGTCTACAGCCAGCGCTGCAAGGAAGCCTACAAGCACGTGCCGATCGTGCTGGGCGGCATCGAGGCGTCGCTGCGCCGCATTGCGCACTACGACTACTGGCAGGACAAGGTGCGCCATTCGATCCTGATCGACGCCTGCGCCGACATCCTGCTGTACGGCAACGCCGAGCGCGCCATCGTCGAAGTGGCCCAGCGCCTGTCCTATGGCCAGAAGGTCGAAGAGATCACCGATATTCGCGGCACCGCGTTCATTCGCCGCGACACGCCCAAGGACTGGTACGAGGTCGACTCGACCCGTATCGACCGGCCGGGCAAGGTCGACAAGATCATCAACCCGTACGTGAACACCCAGGACACCCAGGCCTGCGCCATCGAGCAGGAAAAGGGCAACGTCGAGGATGCGAACGAAGCCAAGGTCGTGCAGATCCTGGCCAGCCCGCGCATGACCCGGGACAAGACGGTCATCCGCCTGCCGTCCTTCGAGAAGGTGCGGGGCGATGCCGTGCTGTATGCCCACGCCAACCGCGTGCTGCACCTGGAGACCAACCCCGGCAATGCCCGTGCACTGGTGCAGCGCCATGGCGAAGTGGACGTGTGGTTCAACCCGCCGCCCATTCCCATGACCACCGAGGAAATGGACTACGTGTTCGGCATGCCCTACGCCCGGGTTCCGCACCCGGCCTATGGCAACCAGAAGATCCCGGCCTACGACATGATTCGCTTCTCGGTGAACATCATGCGTGGCTGTTTTGGTGGCTGCACCTTCTGCTCGATCACCGAGCACGAAGGGCGGATCATCCAGAACCGTTCCGAAGAGTCGATCATTCGCGAGATCGAAGAGATCCGCGACAAGGTGCCGGGCTTCACCGGGGTGATTTCCGACCTCGGCGGGCCGACCGCGAACATGTACCGCATTGCCTGCAAGAGCCCGGAAATTGAATCCGCGTGCCGCAAGCCGTCGTGCGTGTTCCCAGGCATCTGCCCGAACCTTAATACCGATCACTCATCCTTGATCCAGCTGTACCGCAGTGCGCGGGCATTGCCGGGGGTGAAGAAGATCCTTATTGCTTCGGGTTTGCGCTACGACCTGGCGGTCGAGTCGCCGGAGTACGTGAAGGAGCTGGTGACCCACCATGTCGGCGGTTACCTGAAGATTGCCCCGGAGCATACCGAGGAAGGTCCGCTGAACCAGATGATGAAGCCGGGCATCGGCTCCTACGATCGGTTCAAGCGCATGTTCGAGAAGTTCTCGAAAGAGGCGGGCAAGGAGCAGTACCTGATTCCTTACTTCATCGCCGCCCACCCCGGCACCACCGATGAAGACATGATGAACCTGGCACTGTGGCTCAAGGGCAACGGCTTCCGTGCCGACCAGGTGCAGGCGTTCTACCCCTCGCCGATGGCCTCGGCCACAGCCATGTACCACTCGGGCAAGAACCCGCTGCGCAAGGTCACCTACAAAAGCGATAACCTGACCATCGTCAAGAGCGAGGAGCAGCGCCGTCTGCACAAGGCGTTTCTGCGCTACCACGATCCCAAGGGCTGGCCGATGCTGCGCGAAGCGCTGGAGCGCATGGGCCGCGCCGACCTGATCGGTCCGGGGAAAAACCAGCTGATTCCGTTGCATCAGCCGGCCACCGACACCTACCAGAGTGCGCGGCGCAAGAACTCCACGCCGGCCGGCAGCCACAAGGTGGCCAAGGAAACGCGCATCCTGACCCAGCACACCGGGTTGCCGCCGCGTGCCAGCGACGGCTCCAAGCCGTGGGACAAGCGCGAGCAGGCCAAGGCTGCCGCCGAAGCCCGCAGCAAGCAGGCTGCCCGTGATCGCCAGCAGGCGGCCAAGCCTGGCAAAGGCAAGAAGCCAACGCGGCAGCCAGTCGTACCGCGCTGA
- the rpsF gene encoding 30S ribosomal protein S6 has protein sequence MRHYEIIFLVHPDQSEQVGGMVERYTKLIEEDGGKIHRLEDWGRRQLAYAINNVHKAHYVMLNVECTGKALAELEDNFRYNDAVIRNLVIRRDEAVTDQSEMLKAEENRSERRERRDRPEHSDSADGDDSDNSDNSDNADE, from the coding sequence ATGCGTCATTACGAAATCATCTTTCTGGTCCACCCGGATCAGAGCGAGCAAGTCGGCGGCATGGTTGAGCGTTACACCAAGCTGATCGAAGAAGACGGCGGCAAGATCCACCGTCTGGAAGATTGGGGCCGTCGTCAACTGGCCTACGCCATCAACAACGTTCACAAGGCTCACTACGTGATGCTGAACGTTGAGTGCACCGGCAAGGCCCTGGCCGAGCTGGAAGACAACTTCCGCTACAACGATGCCGTGATCCGTAACCTTGTCATCCGTCGCGACGAAGCCGTCACCGACCAGTCCGAGATGCTCAAGGCAGAAGAAAACCGCAGCGAGCGCCGTGAGCGTCGTGACCGTCCTGAGCACTCTGACAGCGCCGATGGCGATGACAGTGACAACAGCGACAACAGCGATAACGCTGACGAGTAA
- a CDS encoding transglutaminase family protein — translation MPIHVALNHVTHYHYDRAIDVGPQVVRLRPAPHSRTRVLSYALKVLPQAHFINWQQDPQGNYLARLVFPEKATQLRIEVDLVAEIAVFNPFDFFLEPHAQQIPFAYTEEEQHELAPYLETLALTPRFQTYLDGIDRTPIPSIEFLVRLNQQLSQDIRYLLRMEPGVQTPEHTLVTGAGSCRDSAWLLVQLMRRLGVAARFVSGYLIQLVADEQALDGPSGTDVDFTDLHAWCEVYLPGAGWIGLDATSGLFAGEGHIPLACSPEPSSAAPISGRVEPCEVTFSHHMSVQRIWQTPRVTWPVSEQQWADMQALGRRVDAELHALDVRLSIGSEPSFVAIDTADAVPREAGIELPSSRFSATSTSGVFKADMPPSTSWAQSVEEVGDLYEQARLNRLGTQRFMIDGRQSGTGAGNPLLLGGTTAQDSPFLRRPDLLRSLIGYWHDHPALTYLFSGTAWPTPRVDETRSDAVYELEIALAQVPAPGMSCPPGLIDRLLRHLLVDVTGDPARAQFCIAQLEGDGPGERQGVLRLQGLEMPPHARMNLALQLLLRSLVARFWRTPYAPARLTRWGSQLHDRFMLPYFIERDFAEVIGDLNAAGYAMDSQWFAAQLAFRFPMMGDYAVESIELELRHALEPGPGRGSASGTPQSPDASLARLQVRVSGLLADRYRIAVNGRPLPLTATGRAGEFVAGVRYRAWQPDLGERATDQVDMPLTFDIVDTWTQRSLGGCQYHAVHPGGRNYESLPVNANEAESRRLARFFRIGHSPGQTVLPPLKVDDDWPMTLDMRRVPPGGV, via the coding sequence GTGCCGATTCATGTCGCACTGAACCACGTCACGCATTATCACTACGACCGCGCCATCGATGTCGGCCCTCAAGTGGTGCGCTTGCGCCCGGCGCCGCACAGCCGCACGCGAGTGCTTTCCTATGCCTTGAAGGTGTTGCCGCAGGCGCATTTCATCAATTGGCAGCAGGACCCTCAAGGCAACTACCTGGCCCGCCTGGTGTTTCCGGAGAAAGCCACACAGCTGCGCATCGAGGTGGACCTGGTGGCCGAGATCGCCGTGTTCAACCCTTTCGATTTCTTTCTCGAACCGCACGCACAGCAGATTCCCTTCGCGTACACCGAGGAGGAACAGCACGAGCTGGCCCCTTATCTGGAAACCCTGGCCCTGACGCCCAGGTTTCAAACGTACTTGGACGGCATCGACCGCACGCCCATTCCCAGCATCGAGTTTCTGGTCAGGCTCAACCAGCAACTGAGCCAGGACATCCGCTACCTGCTGCGCATGGAGCCGGGCGTGCAGACGCCCGAGCACACCCTTGTTACCGGGGCCGGGTCGTGCCGCGACTCTGCGTGGCTGCTGGTGCAGTTGATGAGAAGGTTGGGGGTTGCGGCGCGCTTCGTGTCCGGCTACCTGATCCAGCTGGTCGCCGACGAGCAGGCGCTGGACGGTCCATCCGGTACCGATGTCGATTTCACCGACTTGCATGCCTGGTGCGAGGTGTATCTGCCCGGTGCCGGCTGGATCGGCCTGGATGCCACGTCCGGTCTGTTCGCCGGTGAAGGCCATATCCCCTTGGCCTGCAGCCCGGAGCCTTCGTCGGCGGCACCGATCAGCGGGCGGGTGGAGCCGTGCGAGGTGACGTTCTCGCACCACATGTCGGTGCAGCGCATCTGGCAGACGCCGCGAGTCACCTGGCCGGTCAGCGAGCAGCAATGGGCGGACATGCAGGCGTTGGGGCGGCGCGTCGATGCCGAACTGCACGCGCTGGATGTGCGCCTGAGCATCGGCAGCGAGCCCAGCTTCGTGGCCATCGACACTGCCGATGCCGTACCACGGGAGGCTGGAATCGAGCTGCCCTCCAGCCGGTTCAGTGCCACTTCGACGTCTGGCGTGTTCAAGGCTGACATGCCGCCATCGACGAGTTGGGCGCAGTCGGTCGAGGAGGTCGGTGACCTTTACGAGCAGGCCCGATTGAACCGCCTGGGGACCCAGAGGTTCATGATCGACGGTCGGCAAAGCGGTACCGGCGCCGGCAATCCGCTGCTGCTTGGCGGTACAACTGCGCAGGACTCACCCTTCCTGCGTCGGCCCGACCTGCTGCGCAGCCTGATTGGCTATTGGCATGACCACCCAGCGTTGACCTACCTGTTCAGTGGCACGGCCTGGCCAACCCCACGAGTGGACGAGACGCGCAGCGATGCAGTGTACGAACTCGAGATCGCCCTGGCGCAAGTGCCCGCACCCGGCATGTCATGCCCGCCGGGGCTGATCGATCGCCTGTTGCGTCACCTGCTGGTGGATGTGACGGGTGATCCTGCCCGCGCGCAGTTCTGCATCGCCCAGCTGGAGGGCGACGGGCCGGGCGAACGCCAGGGCGTGCTGCGGTTGCAGGGGCTGGAAATGCCGCCCCATGCGCGCATGAACCTGGCTCTGCAACTGTTGTTGCGCAGCCTGGTCGCGCGTTTCTGGCGCACGCCTTACGCACCGGCCAGGTTGACCCGGTGGGGCTCGCAACTGCACGACCGCTTCATGCTGCCGTATTTCATCGAGCGCGATTTTGCCGAAGTGATCGGCGATCTCAACGCGGCGGGCTATGCGATGGATAGCCAGTGGTTTGCCGCACAGCTGGCGTTCCGCTTTCCCATGATGGGTGACTACGCTGTCGAAAGTATCGAACTGGAGCTGCGCCACGCCCTGGAGCCCGGCCCCGGACGCGGCAGTGCCAGCGGCACGCCGCAGTCGCCGGACGCATCCCTTGCGCGCCTGCAAGTTCGGGTCAGCGGCTTGCTGGCGGATCGGTACCGGATTGCCGTCAATGGCCGGCCATTGCCGTTGACCGCGACCGGCCGTGCCGGCGAGTTCGTCGCCGGGGTGCGTTACCGTGCCTGGCAGCCGGACCTTGGCGAGCGCGCTACCGATCAAGTCGATATGCCCTTGACCTTCGACATCGTCGATACCTGGACGCAGCGCTCGCTGGGCGGCTGCCAGTATCATGCGGTCCACCCCGGTGGCCGCAACTACGAAAGCCTTCCGGTGAATGCCAACGAAGCCGAGAGCAGGCGGCTGGCGCGGTTCTTCCGGATCGGCCACAGCCCTGGCCAGACAGTTCTGCCACCGCTCAAGGTCGACGATGACTGGCCGATGACCCTGGACATGCGCCGCGTCCCACCGGGTGGGGTGTGA
- the rplI gene encoding 50S ribosomal protein L9, with protein sequence MELILLEKVANLGNLGDKVNVKAGYGRNFLLPFGKATAATAANLAAFEERRAELEKAAADKKASAETRAAQLAELEVTITATAGDEGKLFGSIGTHDIADALTASGVEVAKAEVRLPNGTIRNVGEYDVAVHLHSDVEATVRVVVVAA encoded by the coding sequence ATGGAACTGATCCTGCTGGAAAAAGTCGCCAACCTGGGCAACCTGGGCGATAAGGTAAATGTTAAGGCCGGTTACGGTCGTAACTTCCTGCTGCCATTCGGCAAGGCTACCGCTGCGACCGCTGCCAACCTGGCTGCGTTCGAAGAGCGTCGCGCCGAGCTGGAAAAAGCAGCTGCCGACAAGAAGGCTTCGGCCGAAACCCGTGCTGCCCAACTGGCCGAGCTGGAAGTGACCATCACTGCCACCGCTGGCGACGAAGGCAAGCTGTTCGGTTCGATCGGCACCCACGACATCGCTGACGCCCTGACCGCCTCCGGCGTTGAAGTGGCCAAGGCTGAAGTGCGTCTGCCGAACGGCACCATCCGTAACGTTGGCGAATACGACGTAGCCGTGCACCTGCACAGCGACGTTGAAGCTACCGTACGTGTTGTCGTAGTAGCTGCATAA